CCGCCTCCGGCACCTTGTCGATCGCTGGATCGACCTGGCAACCCAGCTCTCCGACCTGAAACGGGAGCCGCCTGCCGCTGGCAACAAATCTACCAAACGGGCATGATCACGTGCCGAGAACTACGGACTCTCCAGTTATGATGTATTACGACGCCCAGCACCCGAAGTACCGGCCTGCGGAAAATCCGCTCAACCTGGAGATGCAAATGCTCTCCAGTGCCGTGGAGCCGACGGATTTGAACGGGACGGCGACGCTCGTGTGGCGGTACCGCGATCCGAACAAACCCGACAAGGGACGCTCGCCGGAGTGTGCCTTCTGGAATCTCTGTCTGTGGGGTCCGTTTCTGCCAGGTACGACTACAGCTGCGAGCGCGTGACCATCAACAGTGGCCAGACCACGTACGCAACGGGCGGGTCGTGGACCATCGTGGTCAGCGGGCAGGATCCCGGCGTCCCCAACTGGCTGTCGACCGCGGGACGCCGGCGCGGGCTGCTCTGGTTTCCGTTGGTTTCTACCCAAAGAGACACCAAAGCCGCTTGAAGCGAAGGTGGTGTCGTTGGCCGAGCTCAAACGCCGGCGTACCGAGGGCAAGTCATGAAGGACGAACGCCCCGCGAGGATCCGCATCGAGGATTTCGCCACCCCACGGTTTTCGCCAAAGATGGCGCAGCTGCGCGCGTCGGTCGCGTCGCTCGCGGACCACCTGCACCTGGAGGTCGATGCGCTGCTCGCCGACGCCGCGGCGCAGACCGGCCTCGACGACTTCGGCGCCCCGGATTTCACGGAGCGGCTCGGAGTCCTCCTCTACGGGCTGCGGGAGGAGGCCGGTCTGTCGCCCTTCGGTGTGGTGACCAGCTACTCGCAACTGCTGCAGCTGGTGAAGAACCGGCTACTGATCCAGAACCTACTCACGCAGCATCCGGAGGTTCACGAGGTGCGTATCCATCAGCCCATCATCATCGTGGGGCTCCCCCGTACCGGGACCACGCATCTGCATAACCTGATGTCGGCCAACCCGGGTCTACGCTCGCTGCCCTACTTCAAGCGCATGCACGAGATGACCGTCGAGCATGCGCACGAGGAAATCCATCTCCTGGCCATCGTCTCGACCATGATGTTCGAGACGATGGCGGTTATGCCGACCTGGCTGGACTACTACCGAGCGCACGACCAGACGCCGCATTACGTCCACCTGAAGACCGTGCTCCAGGCGCTGCAGTGGCTGCCAGTGGCTGCGCGGCGGCACGCGCTGGGTGTTGAAGTCGCCGCAACATCTCGAGCAGTTTGGCCCGCTGACCACCGTGTTCCCCGACGCCACTTTCGTGGTAACTCACCGTGACCCGGTCGCCGTGACGGCGTCGATGGCCACCATGGCAACCTACTGTGCCCGCATGTACGTGGAACGGCCTGACCCGCTCGCCTTCGGCCGGCAGCGGTCGACTCGTATCGAGGACTTGCTGTCCGCGTGCGTCCGCGATCGTGCCCTGCTGCCCGCCGAGCGTTCGATCGACGTTCGATTCCACGGGTTTATGGCTGACGACTTCGCCATGGTGCAGCGGATTTACGCGCTTGCCGGCCAGCCGATGACCGCGGATGCCCGCGCGGCCATGGATACCTTCATGGCGACGCACCCGCGCGGCAAGTACGGCGCTGTCGTTTACGACCTCAGCCCCTTCGGCCTCGATCCCGGCGAGCGCCGCGCGGCGCTGCGGTTTTACGTCGACCGCTTCGGCGTGAAGGAGGAGCGGTGAGCGATGCTCGCTTGCAGAGCCGCTCAATCGCTCTGTCTGTGACGTTGCGACCGTAAGCCAGTCGTTCTATATGCGGGAGCGAGCAGACGGCGACGGAGGATAGCGTGCAGGACCGAGATCTCGCCGATATCGAAGCGATCAAGCAGCTCAAAGCACGCTACTTCCGGTTTCTCGATCTGAAGCGCTGGGACGAGTTCGGTCAACTGTTCACCGAGGACGGCCATCTCGACGCGAGCGACGATGTGCCGGATGCCGTCGTGACCGGCCGTGCGGCGATTGTCGATGTGGTGCGCGGCGGCGTCGGGGAGGCGATCACCTTGCACCACGGTCACATGCCAGAGATCGAGATCACGGGGCCCGGACGCGCGCGCGGCATTTGGGCGATGGAGGACTATCTCGAGTTTCCCGGCGAGCCTCCGGCGTTGGTCGTGCACGGCCGCGGCCACTACCACGAGGAATACGAGAAGGGTGCCGACGGCGCCTGGCGCATCAAGCGGCTGCGACTGCAGCGCCTGCACCTCGTTCACAACGGCCGCCGCGTAGTGCCGCCGCGCGGAACGCCCCGCGCGTGAGCCGCGTCGCCGTCGTAACCGGCCGGCCGCTCTTGAGACCGCAGCGCAGGATAGTGCACGCCATGTTCGTCGATGAAACTCAGGGACAGAAGGCCTTGCGCGCCGAATTGCGCGCCTCCTTCACGAAGCTGATCACGCCGGAGGTGTTTGCGGCGACGCGAAACGTGGAGAGCGGAGAGCTCTACCATCGGCTCGTCCGCCAGATCGGACGGGACGGCTGGCTGGGTATCGGCTGGCCCAAGGAGTACGGCGGCCGGGCGCGCTCGGCAACCGAACAGCTGATTTTCCTCGAAGAAGCCATGCTGGCGGGCGCTCCGATCCCGGTCATCACCCTCAATACCGTGGGTCCGGCGATCATGGCTCTTGGCTCTGATGAGCACAAGAAGAAGTTCCTGCCCGGGATCCTGCGCGGCGAGGTCCACTTTGCGATCGGCTATACGGAGCCTGAAGCGGGGACTGACCTCGCGTCGCTCACCACGACCGCCGTCCGCGACGGCGACGACTGGATCATCAATGGCACGAAGGTGTTCACCAGCGGCGCCGAGGGTGCCGACTACATCTGGCTCGCGGCCCGCACCGACCCTGACGCGCCCAAGCACAAGGGACTGACGATCTTCATCGTCGCCACGAAGTGGCCGCGAGCGCCGAGTTCGCTAGAACGGTGACGGCGAACATGATCGCGGCGCGACGCGAGGGTGTTCTCGCACGTGGCCGGGCACAGCACCAGCCGACCGGGGAGAAGTGAGGAAGGCCTTCGGTCGGACATTTTTTCTTTGATTCATCTCGATGAATGGCCTAAAGGGTGGCCGGACAGCGCCTGGTTTGTAATGAGCGCGAGTACCCCAATGATCAAAGGAGCAGACAATGAAGTATAGAGTTATCGAGTGGACCACCGGTGGCGTTGGTCAAGCATCGGTTGTGGCCATGCTGAATCATCCAGAATTGGAACTCGTTGGGGTGTACGCTCACAGCCCCGAGAAGGTTGGACAGGATGCCGGCACCCTGTGCGGTTTGGCGCCGATCGGGATCAAAGCCACGAACGATATCGATGCACTATTGGCGCTCAAGGCGGATTGCGTAAATTACGTTCCGCTCTGGCCGGACATTGATCACCTGTGTCGGATTCTTGAATCCGGAACCAATGTGGTCACCGCCGCGAGCTGGATCACCGGCCATAAGCTGGACAAGGAATACAAACACCCGTCAGGCAAGAAGGCCACGCAGCTCATTGAGGAGGCCTGCCAACGTGGTCAAAGCACAATCTACGGCAGCGGCATGAGTCCAGGGCTCGCAAATGTCCTCGGCTTAGTGTCTACAGCGGCGTGCACGCATGTAGACCATATAACGGTGACCGAATCGGTCGATGTTTCGAGTCATCACTCAGTCGAGACGTGGAAAAGCGTCGGTTACGGCTTACCGGTCGACCACCCCGATGTTCCGAAACTCATCAAGACCGGCACGTCGGTATTTGTTGATGCTCTGTACATGATGGCTGACGCGCTGGGGGTTGAACTGGAAGACGTACGCTTTGAAAACGAGGTGGGTGGTGCCACCGAAGATACCGACTTCGGTTGGTGGCAGATAAAGAAAGGCTGCGTAGCGGCCCAGTTCACCCGCTGGATTGGCATCGTTGGCGGCAAGCCAATGATTGAGCAACATCTGGTATATCAGATGGGCTTCAACACCAAGCCGTGCTGGAAGGTCGAACATGGGTACGTTGTCGCCATCAAAGGATACCCCGACATCAAGACCAAGTTTTCCATTTTCCCGCCAAGAGGTCTCACTGCAAAGGATCCAAAGGAATACCAGCGAATCGGGATGACGCTGACCGGCTTGCCGTTACTGAATGCGATCGGTGAAGTCTGCAAGGCAAAACCGGGTATCCTGACCAGTCCGGATTTACCCGTGAGAGGCATGACGGCTTCCGCACGGCGCGAGTGACAGGCACACTGTACCCAAAGCCGTTGCATGACGGACGCGGCCTGATAGATGCTGGGATCGTGCACACCAGGACGTATCGCTGCGACCGGTGCAGCGGAGGGCCGCCGTTGATCGACCGGATGCGCTGGTGATGAGCACGTTGGTGATGCGGTTCGACCTCAGGTCGCCCGCCTTCGGCACCCCCACGGTAGAGCTCTACGCCGCGGCGCTCGACATGGCGGTGTTCGCCGAAAAGCACAAGTTCGCCGCAGTTGTCGTCTCCGAGCACCACGCCTCCGACGACGGCTACCTACCCTCGCCGATCGTCCTCGCATCCGCCATCGCGGCGCGCACGTCGCGCATCGCTGTCAACGTCGCCGCGCTGATCGTACCGCTGTACGACACCGTGAGACTCGCGGAGGATCTCGCGGTGCTCGACCATGTCAGCCGGGGCCGCGTGTCGTACGTTGTCGGCGTCGGGTACCGGCCAGTCGAGTACGAGGCGCTGGGCCGAGACTTCGCACAGCGGTCCAAGGTCGTGGTCGAACAGATCGCGCTGATGCGACGCGCATGGACGGGAGAGCCGTTCGAGCACGAGGGACGCAGGATCCATGTCCGTCCCGTGCCGTACACGCAGCCACACCCGGTGTTGTTCTACGGCGGCGGGTCGCTCGGTGCCGCTCGTCGCGCCGCTCGACTCGATCTTCCGTTTTTCCCTCAACTCCGCGACCAGCGTCTCAGGCAGGCGTATCAGGACGAGCGCGCGCGCCTCGGTCTTGCGCCGGGCCTCGTGATTCCACCCGCATCGGCTCCGTTGAATGTGTTCGTGTCCGAAGACCCGGACGCGATGTGGGCGCGTATCGGCAAGCACCTCCTGCACGACGCCCGTAGCTACGCGCAGTGGCAGGCCGAGGCGGGACTCCGATCGGACGCGCTCGAACCCGCCGACTCGATCGACGCGTTGCGTCGCGGCTCGGTGTACGCGGTGTTGACGCCCGATGAATGCGTTGATCTCGTGCGCACGCGGCGCGCGGTGAGCGTCCACCCGCTCTGCGGGGGCCTGCCGCCCGAAATCGGCTGGGAGACGCTCAATCTGATTGCCACCAAGGTGCAGCCCGCGCTTGACGACACACCAGGAGGCGCGCGAGAGGCTCGGTGAAGAACTTCGCGAGACGGGTGGATGGAGAGAAGAGCTGCTCGTTTCACACGACCATCAAATGGCGCGCCGTCACCAGGGGCAGATCGAGCGTCGACAGCATTCCGGGCTGGGCGGCACAGACCGCAGGAATCGCGTTGATCACGCGCATCGCCGTGGCCGTCACCCCGCCCGTGTTGTGATCGCCGTCGTAGCCCTTGATGCCGAGGTAGCAGGTCAGCCCGGGTGAGCCTTCGATTTGGATGCGATAGCAGGCTGGCAGCTCCTCGGGCGGCTTCGGCCAGTCGGGGGCGCAGTCGAATACGTCGCTGCCGAGGCGATTGTAATGCTCGGCTACGATGACCGGGCGACCCTTGACGATGCCTTGGACCTGGAAGTGCACCGCCGCCACGTTGCCGGCCTCGATCGTCGTCATCTTCGTGCGAATGGTCTTCGTCGTCACGCGCCGCTCGTGCTCCTCGCGCACCTCGTCGAGTTGCACGCCCAAGGCGTCAGCGGTCATCTGAACGATACCGCCCCATCCCCACTTGATGGCCCCCGGAGTGAACAGCGGCGCCTGGTAGTCGATCGGCTTTCCAAAGCCGAAGTACGCGCCCGTGAACTCCTGGTCGTCGTAGGTACCGTAGTCGAAAAGCTCGGTGACTCGAACCGACTCGACTCGCTCGCACAGACTCATCAGCGTGAGCGGCAGCGCGTCGCCGCTGAATCCGGGGTCAAGGCCGGAGGCGTACAGCGAGGTTCGACCCTTCTGGCAGGCCGCCGCGATCCGCTGCCGGATTTTCTGATTGGCGAAGGGCGGATAGTAGAGCGAGATGAGCGAGGTGGTCACGACGTTCTTGCCCGACTCGAGGATCTTGCAGAGATCTTCCACGGTCTCTCGAGGCCGTGGTTCGCCGAGGGCCATATAGGAAACGCAATCAGCCTCCAAGGCCAGAAGCTCCTCGGCTTTGTTTGTCGCCTTCACCCCGACGGGCTCGATTCCGCAGAGCTCCCCCGCGTCTTTGCCGGCTTTGGCCGGGCTATGGGCGAAGACGCCGGCGAGCTCAAGGTCCGGATGGCGGATGATGGCCCGCAGCGCGTGATAGCCGACGTTTCCTGTGGACCACTGAATAACCCGTAACGTCATAGGCACCCCAACCTTTCAGCAGCAGTAAGTCCCCTTGACGCGATGGATCTTCGCAACACGCTCAGACCAATCGAGTGCGGGCATTGTCGCATCCGTCGCAAGGCGCCGCACGAAGACTCATATCCGCCGGCCGGCTCTCTCCCAGTACGGGTCGCGCAGCTTGCGCTTGAAGATCTTGCCCGTATCCTCCCGCGGAAGCTCGTCGCGGAACTCGATGACCTTGGGCACCTTGTAACCGGCGATCCGTTCGCGCAGGAAGGCCCGAACCTGGGTGGCATCGAGTGTCGCGTTCGCCTTCAGCTGAATGTAAGCACACAAGCTCTCGCCGAACTCCTCGTCGGGAATGCCGAAGACGGCGCAGTCCATGACCCCTGCGAACTTGAGCAACTCCGCCTCGATCTCGGCCGGAAAGATGTTGACGCCGCCCGAGATTACCATGTCTTGCTTGCGATCGCACAGGTGCAGGTAACCGTCCTCGTCCATGAAGCCGACGTCGCCGCTGGCGATCAGACCGTCGCGCTCGGCGTCGCGGCGCTTCTGGTCGTCACCATGGTAAGTAAAGTCCGCGAAGTAGGTGAGCCGCGAGTAGACCTCGCCCGGTGTTCCCGGTGGAAGCTCGTGGCCGCGCTCGTCGAGGATGCGAACGATGGCCCCGGGGATCACCTTTCCCACCGTCCCCGGATGTTCCAACCACTCCTGTGAGTTGCACAGGCTCACGACGCCGACTTCGGTGGACCCGTAGTACTCGTAGATCACCGAGCCCCACCATTCGATCATTTGCCGCTTGACCTCTGGCGGACAGGGCGCGCCGCCGTGAATCACCCATTTGAGGGAGGACAGATCGTACTTGCGCTTGACGGCGTCGGGCAGCTTGAGCAACCGCACGAACATGGTGGGGACGACGGCCATATGCGTGGCCCGGTGCTTCTCGATCAGCAGCAGGAGTTGCTCCGGATCGAAGCGGGGCTGGAGAACGACGGTGCCGCCGATGCTGGCCGCGGACTGCGCGTGGCCGTTCGGCGCCGCGTGGTACATGGGTCCGGTGATCACCGCGGTCACCTGCCCCGTCATACCGAGCACCGTGGGACTCATTTGCCGTGTCGCCGTATCCTGCTCTTTCGTCGGCCGCCGGCGGCGGACACCCTTGGGGCGGCCAGTCGTGCCCGAGGTGTACAGCATTGTCCCCGGGGTCTCGATCTGCTGCAGCGGCCGCGGATCGAAGCGGTCAATCCACTCGGACCACGCGGTCTCCCGATCGGGGACTGGACAATCGCCCGGATCAATCCCGTAGGCATCGCGGATCTCTAGCGGCGTCGGCACCACGAAGACGGGAACGCCGCTGGGAATATCCGCGCTGACCTGCGGCAGCAGGTCGGCGTGCACCACGATCGCCTTGGCGCCGCAGTCGCGAAAGATGTATCCGGCCTCCTCGGCGGTGAAGTGCCAGTTCACGGGTACAGGATAGGCCCCGAGCACCGCCGCCGCCCAACTGGCTTCGAAGAATGCAAAGTCGTTTCGGAGGACCAGGGCGATCGCGTCGCCCTCACGCACACCGATCGATCCCAACGCCGTGGCGGCTCGCGCGGTGTTCAGCACGAGATCCAGCAACGCAAGCTCTCGCTCTCCGCTGATGATGCGGCTGCCCGCAACAGCGGAATCCATCAGTGCCGCACCGTCGCTCGGGATGCGAAGGGAATCTTCACCCCAGAATCCCCATCTCGCGGGCCACAACGTAGCGTTGAATCTCAGTGGTCCCCTCGCCGATCGTCGAGGCGCGAATGTCGCGGTAATACCGCGAGGCCGGGCATTCGTCCATGCACCCCATCCCACCGAAGATCTGCACGGCGTGATCGGCGGCCTGCTTCGCCGTTTCGGTGATGAACCACTTGGCCATGGCCGCCTCTTTGGCGAAGACCTTCCCATCGGCGTGCAGACGCGCCGCCTTGTCGCGGATCAGACGGCCGAGTTCCATGTTCAGGGCCATGTCGGTGAGCATGCCCTGGACGTATTGGAACTTCGCGATCGGGCGCTTGAAGGCCACGCGCTGCTTGGCGTACTCGGCAGCAATCGCGAGACACTCCTCCCCGAGGCCGAGCGCCGAGGAAGCGATGATCACGCGGCCAATGAAGAAGCCGCTCAAAATGCGGTCCATACCCGTCCCGGCACCGCCCATCCGGTTGATCTTCGGCACGCGGCAGTCCTCGAAGAAGAGCTGGCGCGTGTCGCTCGAGCGCAACCCCATCTTCTTATAGGCGGAGCCAATCTTATATCCCGGCGTGCCCGTCGGCACAAAGATGGTGTCGAACCCCCAGCCCTCGCCCTCGGTGCGACACAGGACCAACACCCCGAGGCAGTTTGCCAGACCGGCGTTGGTAATGAAGACCTTGCTGCCGTTGATGACCCACTCGTCGCCGTCGAGGACCGCGCGCGTCTTCATGCGGGAGTTGTCCGAGCCGGCCTCAGGTTCTGTGATCGCCGCGCCGGTGGTGGCGTCGCCGCGGATCACCGGCTTCACGATACTATCCGTCCACAGGGCCTGCTGCTCCGGTGTACCCAATGACGCGACGGTGGAGGCGACGGCCAACGACACGAAGGTCGTCCACGACAGCGCCATGTCCACGCGGGCAATCTCCTCCAGGGCCAAGCAGTAGGTGAGGAGATCGGTGTTGCTGCCCCCAAGCTCCTCCGGGAACAGCATGCCGGTAACACCGATCTCGCCGACGCGCTTGAACAGCTTGTAGTCGAACTGCCCGGTGGCATCACGCTCGGCGGCGCCAGGGGCCA
The window above is part of the Candidatus Binatia bacterium genome. Proteins encoded here:
- a CDS encoding sulfotransferase; this translates as MKDERPARIRIEDFATPRFSPKMAQLRASVASLADHLHLEVDALLADAAAQTGLDDFGAPDFTERLGVLLYGLREEAGLSPFGVVTSYSQLLQLVKNRLLIQNLLTQHPEVHEVRIHQPIIIVGLPRTGTTHLHNLMSANPGLRSLPYFKRMHEMTVEHAHEEIHLLAIVSTMMFETMAVMPTWLDYYRAHDQTPHYVHLKTVLQALQWLPVAARRHALGVEVAATSRAVWPADHRVPRRHFRGNSP
- a CDS encoding sulfotransferase, with product MLKSPQHLEQFGPLTTVFPDATFVVTHRDPVAVTASMATMATYCARMYVERPDPLAFGRQRSTRIEDLLSACVRDRALLPAERSIDVRFHGFMADDFAMVQRIYALAGQPMTADARAAMDTFMATHPRGKYGAVVYDLSPFGLDPGERRAALRFYVDRFGVKEER
- a CDS encoding nuclear transport factor 2 family protein is translated as MQDRDLADIEAIKQLKARYFRFLDLKRWDEFGQLFTEDGHLDASDDVPDAVVTGRAAIVDVVRGGVGEAITLHHGHMPEIEITGPGRARGIWAMEDYLEFPGEPPALVVHGRGHYHEEYEKGADGAWRIKRLRLQRLHLVHNGRRVVPPRGTPRA
- a CDS encoding acyl-CoA dehydrogenase family protein, translated to MFVDETQGQKALRAELRASFTKLITPEVFAATRNVESGELYHRLVRQIGRDGWLGIGWPKEYGGRARSATEQLIFLEEAMLAGAPIPVITLNTVGPAIMALGSDEHKKKFLPGILRGEVHFAIGYTEPEAGTDLASLTTTAVRDGDDWIINGTKVFTSGAEGADYIWLAARTDPDAPKHKGLTIFIVATKWPRAPSSLER
- a CDS encoding dihydrodipicolinate reductase → MKYRVIEWTTGGVGQASVVAMLNHPELELVGVYAHSPEKVGQDAGTLCGLAPIGIKATNDIDALLALKADCVNYVPLWPDIDHLCRILESGTNVVTAASWITGHKLDKEYKHPSGKKATQLIEEACQRGQSTIYGSGMSPGLANVLGLVSTAACTHVDHITVTESVDVSSHHSVETWKSVGYGLPVDHPDVPKLIKTGTSVFVDALYMMADALGVELEDVRFENEVGGATEDTDFGWWQIKKGCVAAQFTRWIGIVGGKPMIEQHLVYQMGFNTKPCWKVEHGYVVAIKGYPDIKTKFSIFPPRGLTAKDPKEYQRIGMTLTGLPLLNAIGEVCKAKPGILTSPDLPVRGMTASARRE
- a CDS encoding LLM class flavin-dependent oxidoreductase, encoding MSTLVMRFDLRSPAFGTPTVELYAAALDMAVFAEKHKFAAVVVSEHHASDDGYLPSPIVLASAIAARTSRIAVNVAALIVPLYDTVRLAEDLAVLDHVSRGRVSYVVGVGYRPVEYEALGRDFAQRSKVVVEQIALMRRAWTGEPFEHEGRRIHVRPVPYTQPHPVLFYGGGSLGAARRAARLDLPFFPQLRDQRLRQAYQDERARLGLAPGLVIPPASAPLNVFVSEDPDAMWARIGKHLLHDARSYAQWQAEAGLRSDALEPADSIDALRRGSVYAVLTPDECVDLVRTRRAVSVHPLCGGLPPEIGWETLNLIATKVQPALDDTPGGAREAR
- a CDS encoding dihydrodipicolinate reductase; translated protein: MTLRVIQWSTGNVGYHALRAIIRHPDLELAGVFAHSPAKAGKDAGELCGIEPVGVKATNKAEELLALEADCVSYMALGEPRPRETVEDLCKILESGKNVVTTSLISLYYPPFANQKIRQRIAAACQKGRTSLYASGLDPGFSGDALPLTLMSLCERVESVRVTELFDYGTYDDQEFTGAYFGFGKPIDYQAPLFTPGAIKWGWGGIVQMTADALGVQLDEVREEHERRVTTKTIRTKMTTIEAGNVAAVHFQVQGIVKGRPVIVAEHYNRLGSDVFDCAPDWPKPPEELPACYRIQIEGSPGLTCYLGIKGYDGDHNTGGVTATAMRVINAIPAVCAAQPGMLSTLDLPLVTARHLMVV
- a CDS encoding acyl-CoA synthetase, which translates into the protein MDSAVAGSRIISGERELALLDLVLNTARAATALGSIGVREGDAIALVLRNDFAFFEASWAAAVLGAYPVPVNWHFTAEEAGYIFRDCGAKAIVVHADLLPQVSADIPSGVPVFVVPTPLEIRDAYGIDPGDCPVPDRETAWSEWIDRFDPRPLQQIETPGTMLYTSGTTGRPKGVRRRRPTKEQDTATRQMSPTVLGMTGQVTAVITGPMYHAAPNGHAQSAASIGGTVVLQPRFDPEQLLLLIEKHRATHMAVVPTMFVRLLKLPDAVKRKYDLSSLKWVIHGGAPCPPEVKRQMIEWWGSVIYEYYGSTEVGVVSLCNSQEWLEHPGTVGKVIPGAIVRILDERGHELPPGTPGEVYSRLTYFADFTYHGDDQKRRDAERDGLIASGDVGFMDEDGYLHLCDRKQDMVISGGVNIFPAEIEAELLKFAGVMDCAVFGIPDEEFGESLCAYIQLKANATLDATQVRAFLRERIAGYKVPKVIEFRDELPREDTGKIFKRKLRDPYWERAGRRI
- a CDS encoding acyl-CoA dehydrogenase family protein — protein: MMYEYTEQQEAVRRTVREFARKEVAPGAAERDATGQFDYKLFKRVGEIGVTGMLFPEELGGSNTDLLTYCLALEEIARVDMALSWTTFVSLAVASTVASLGTPEQQALWTDSIVKPVIRGDATTGAAITEPEAGSDNSRMKTRAVLDGDEWVINGSKVFITNAGLANCLGVLVLCRTEGEGWGFDTIFVPTGTPGYKIGSAYKKMGLRSSDTRQLFFEDCRVPKINRMGGAGTGMDRILSGFFIGRVIIASSALGLGEECLAIAAEYAKQRVAFKRPIAKFQYVQGMLTDMALNMELGRLIRDKAARLHADGKVFAKEAAMAKWFITETAKQAADHAVQIFGGMGCMDECPASRYYRDIRASTIGEGTTEIQRYVVAREMGILG